A window of the Streptomyces finlayi genome harbors these coding sequences:
- a CDS encoding DUF305 domain-containing protein — translation MRTTRFLHRRTALAAIVAVSALFLTGCGDDGNGSAATSPSPTTSISVPAGERNQADVDFAQGMIPHHRQAVMMSDMAETRASSEDVKALAEKIKKAQEPEIATMSAWLTAWGEEVPQGMDGMDGMDHGDASSMPGMMNDQQMDDMRGASGNTFDTMFLTQMIKHHEGAVVMAETEKKKGAYGPAKELADDIVTAQKAEIIQMRELLGTS, via the coding sequence ATGAGGACCACCCGATTCCTGCACCGCCGTACCGCCCTGGCGGCCATCGTCGCCGTCTCCGCGCTCTTCCTGACCGGATGCGGTGACGACGGCAACGGCTCTGCCGCCACCTCCCCCAGCCCCACCACGTCCATCTCGGTCCCGGCGGGCGAGCGCAACCAGGCAGACGTCGACTTCGCACAGGGCATGATCCCGCACCACCGCCAGGCCGTCATGATGTCCGACATGGCCGAGACCCGGGCCTCCTCCGAGGACGTCAAGGCCCTCGCCGAGAAGATCAAGAAGGCGCAGGAACCGGAGATCGCGACCATGTCCGCCTGGCTGACGGCCTGGGGTGAAGAGGTCCCCCAGGGCATGGACGGGATGGACGGGATGGACCATGGTGACGCCTCGTCCATGCCCGGCATGATGAACGACCAGCAGATGGACGACATGCGCGGCGCCTCCGGCAACACCTTCGACACCATGTTCCTCACCCAGATGATCAAGCACCACGAAGGTGCCGTCGTCATGGCCGAGACCGAGAAGAAGAAAGGCGCCTACGGCCCCGCCAAGGAACTCGCCGACGACATCGTCACCGCCCAGAAGGCGGAGATCATCCAGATGCGGGAGCTGCTCGGCACCAGCTGA
- a CDS encoding MarR family winged helix-turn-helix transcriptional regulator — translation MASTGKTTAAEFAAQASGPELRAFAVQLRHMNGEINRLTHAFAAEQGLHATDIQALAAILDAETPLTPGRLRHHLGLTSGAVTACLDRLERAGHIRRARESSDRRVVHLHYLPDARSAARNTFMPLAAATSRTQEQFSGAELTTVLRFLTILNEELDRLRQ, via the coding sequence GTGGCGAGCACAGGAAAGACAACGGCGGCGGAGTTCGCCGCGCAGGCGAGCGGTCCGGAGCTCCGCGCCTTCGCGGTGCAGCTCCGGCACATGAACGGCGAGATCAACCGGCTCACCCACGCCTTCGCGGCCGAGCAGGGGCTGCACGCCACGGACATCCAGGCACTTGCCGCGATCCTGGACGCGGAGACACCGTTGACTCCGGGCCGTCTGCGCCACCATCTGGGCCTCACGTCGGGCGCGGTCACCGCCTGCCTCGACCGGTTGGAGCGGGCGGGGCACATCCGCAGAGCCCGCGAGAGCTCCGACCGCCGCGTGGTGCATCTGCACTACCTCCCGGATGCCAGGTCGGCCGCCCGGAACACCTTCATGCCCCTCGCCGCGGCCACGTCCCGCACGCAGGAGCAGTTCAGCGGTGCCGAGCTCACGACCGTGCTCCGGTTCCTGACCATCCTGAACGAGGAACTGGACCGGCTGCGGCAATAG
- a CDS encoding CsbD family protein, which yields MPEGSGKDKLTGKAKEAMGKMTGSRRKEAEGKMEQAKGEAKKKLRGRDKHSS from the coding sequence ATGCCCGAAGGAAGCGGCAAGGACAAGCTCACCGGCAAGGCGAAGGAGGCCATGGGCAAGATGACCGGCAGCCGTCGCAAGGAAGCCGAGGGCAAGATGGAGCAGGCGAAGGGCGAGGCCAAGAAGAAGCTGCGTGGCCGCGACAAGCACTCGTCGTAA
- a CDS encoding SHOCT domain-containing protein → MMFWFDHDVSGWGWFVMSVGMIAFWAVIITAAVLLFRALGRATEPTRSPAAPSPEQLLAERFARGEIDEEEYRRRLDALRVSGPLPQHPPPTRGPHAAGNGRLGKKAP, encoded by the coding sequence ATGATGTTCTGGTTCGACCACGATGTCAGCGGCTGGGGCTGGTTCGTGATGTCGGTCGGCATGATTGCGTTCTGGGCTGTGATCATCACCGCCGCCGTCCTGCTCTTCCGGGCCTTGGGCCGCGCCACCGAGCCCACCCGAAGCCCCGCCGCACCCTCGCCCGAACAACTGCTCGCGGAGCGGTTCGCCCGTGGCGAGATCGACGAGGAGGAGTACCGGCGGCGCCTGGACGCGCTGCGCGTCTCCGGTCCACTCCCCCAGCATCCGCCGCCGACCCGCGGACCGCACGCGGCCGGGAACGGACGTCTCGGGAAGAAGGCGCCGTGA
- a CDS encoding 1-phosphofructokinase family hexose kinase: MTMNPAVDLCWEVGHLEGIGKNRARVRSVAAGGGGINVARHVVRLGGRATAVHTAGGEVGLRLNHLLDEEGIDHVAVDIDDETREALVLFEAESRRSYHIVPPGPQLHDREGRRSLDALERAAGSCPYVVASGSLPGGLPDDFYAAASRRIKEAGSRLVLDTSGPALRGALAEGVFLLRCNRTEAESLTGRPVRGFDDARALNEHLLTTGAAEIAVTTLGELGALCSTGHGHTELYAPPLPGEPLSDAGAGDSMVAALTTRLAAGEDPVSACALGVAVAAAAMLTPSTEPFDLNVGRSLRSQVRTRFQTDARRRGV, from the coding sequence TTGACGATGAATCCCGCGGTCGATCTCTGCTGGGAGGTCGGGCACCTGGAGGGCATCGGCAAGAACCGTGCCCGGGTCAGGTCGGTGGCCGCCGGGGGCGGAGGGATCAACGTCGCCCGTCATGTCGTGCGGCTCGGAGGACGAGCCACCGCCGTCCACACCGCCGGAGGAGAGGTCGGCCTGCGCCTGAACCACCTGCTGGACGAAGAGGGCATCGACCACGTCGCCGTCGACATCGACGACGAAACCCGCGAAGCACTCGTGCTGTTCGAGGCCGAATCGCGCCGCAGCTACCACATCGTGCCACCTGGCCCGCAACTGCACGACCGCGAGGGGCGGCGGTCCCTGGATGCGCTGGAGCGGGCCGCCGGCAGTTGCCCGTACGTCGTGGCCAGCGGCAGCCTGCCCGGCGGCTTGCCCGACGACTTCTACGCGGCCGCCTCCCGCCGTATCAAGGAAGCCGGATCCCGACTGGTCCTGGACACCTCCGGGCCGGCGCTTCGCGGAGCACTCGCGGAGGGCGTGTTCCTACTCAGGTGCAACCGCACAGAGGCCGAGAGCCTGACCGGCCGGCCCGTCCGCGGATTCGACGACGCCCGAGCCCTCAACGAGCACCTGCTCACCACAGGGGCCGCCGAGATCGCCGTCACCACCCTCGGAGAGCTGGGCGCACTGTGCTCGACCGGCCACGGCCACACCGAACTCTACGCGCCGCCGCTGCCCGGCGAGCCTCTGAGCGATGCCGGGGCGGGAGACAGTATGGTCGCCGCCCTCACCACACGGCTGGCCGCCGGAGAGGATCCCGTCAGTGCCTGCGCGCTGGGGGTGGCTGTGGCCGCCGCAGCGATGCTCACCCCCAGCACCGAGCCCTTCGACCTGAACGTGGGCCGATCCCTCCGCTCCCAGGTGAGGACCAGGTTCCAAACCGATGCACGACGCCGGGGCGTTTGA
- a CDS encoding heavy metal translocating P-type ATPase, translating to MSVGNVVVVILAAVVIGGLGWFFFGPRKARTAQLDGGVQRVEVTVRGGYSPNVIKVRQGVPVELVFDRQESGECTSRVDFPDLRVSAGLPAYTRTTVRVSPDQAGSFGFACGMNMIHGTLLVEPEDGPGTTEVTSGGGGRGTAASTAAGPDLGVGSGAEAEEAEAAERQAEISDLTRRVAVGAVLTLPVLFAVMAHELFGADWVPGWLLNHWLQLALITPVMFYTGWPIHATGWLTLKHRGADMNALITLGTTAAYGYSLLVTLAPALLPEDVREVYFEAVGVILTLILLGRLLEARAKAGTGEAIRSLLGLQARTARVIRDGAEAEIPVEDVTVGDEVVIRPGEKVPVDSVVLSGSSAVDESMVTGEPMPVTKHAGDTVIGATVNTTGSLRVRASKVGADTMLAQIIRLVQQAQASKAPIQRLADAVSAYFVPAVIAIAVATFALWYTTGPAPALTLALVSSVAVLIIACPCALGLATPLSVMVGTGKGAQAGILIRSAEALETAHELDTVVLDKTGTVTEGKPVLTNVHTADGFQESELLTLVAAAEADSEHPLAGAIVTGARDRGLTPPAASGFDSVTGKGVQATIDGHTVLVGTARLLADADIDSGALTPIAAGFSAEGKTPVLTAVDGRPAGVLAVADTIKDDSVQAIAALHRLGLQTVIITGDNARTAAAIAAQVGVHRVLAEVLPEHKADEIRRLQAEGRTVGMVGDGINDAPALAAADVGLAIGTGTDVAIEAADITLITGSLTGVVTAIQLSRATMRNIRQNLFFALIYNAVGVPLAAGALYPLWGIRLSPIIAAAAMALSSLSVVTNASRLRRWHTKPQPAATAKRVEPQVESAADRTPAPTATAAHGHHPEPEPAIGEEPRPGPQDSAVDPVCGMHLDPATAAERRDTHNGRYLFCSTECAAAFDAHPDH from the coding sequence ATGAGTGTTGGCAACGTCGTGGTCGTGATCCTGGCCGCGGTTGTGATCGGAGGGCTGGGCTGGTTCTTCTTCGGCCCTCGCAAGGCACGCACCGCCCAGCTGGACGGTGGAGTGCAGCGGGTCGAGGTGACTGTACGGGGCGGCTACAGCCCGAACGTCATCAAGGTCCGCCAGGGGGTGCCGGTGGAGCTGGTCTTCGACCGGCAGGAAAGCGGGGAGTGCACCAGCCGGGTCGACTTCCCCGACCTGCGGGTCAGTGCCGGGCTGCCCGCCTACACCCGCACCACCGTACGGGTCAGCCCGGACCAGGCGGGCTCGTTCGGCTTCGCCTGCGGGATGAACATGATCCACGGCACGCTGCTGGTCGAACCCGAGGACGGCCCTGGTACCACGGAGGTCACCTCGGGTGGCGGGGGCCGGGGCACGGCTGCCTCCACCGCTGCGGGGCCGGACCTCGGCGTAGGCAGTGGAGCCGAGGCGGAGGAAGCCGAGGCCGCCGAGCGGCAAGCGGAGATCTCCGATCTGACCCGCCGGGTCGCCGTCGGTGCCGTGCTCACGCTGCCGGTGCTCTTCGCCGTCATGGCCCACGAGCTGTTCGGCGCCGACTGGGTGCCGGGCTGGCTGCTCAACCACTGGCTGCAGCTCGCGCTGATCACGCCGGTGATGTTCTACACCGGCTGGCCGATCCATGCCACCGGCTGGCTGACCCTGAAGCACCGCGGCGCCGATATGAACGCCTTGATCACCCTGGGAACCACGGCCGCCTACGGCTACAGCCTGCTGGTCACCCTCGCCCCCGCCCTCCTGCCCGAGGACGTACGGGAGGTGTACTTCGAGGCGGTAGGGGTGATCCTCACCCTCATCCTGCTCGGCCGCCTGCTGGAAGCACGCGCCAAGGCGGGCACCGGCGAGGCCATCCGTTCCCTGCTCGGCCTCCAGGCCCGCACCGCCCGTGTGATCCGCGACGGCGCCGAGGCCGAGATCCCGGTCGAGGACGTCACGGTCGGCGACGAGGTGGTGATCCGTCCCGGGGAGAAGGTCCCGGTCGACTCGGTGGTCCTGTCCGGGTCCTCGGCGGTGGACGAGTCCATGGTCACTGGCGAGCCGATGCCGGTCACCAAGCACGCCGGGGACACGGTCATCGGAGCCACCGTCAACACCACCGGCTCCCTGCGGGTACGGGCGAGCAAGGTCGGAGCCGACACGATGCTGGCTCAGATCATCCGCCTCGTGCAGCAGGCCCAGGCGTCCAAGGCCCCCATCCAGCGGCTCGCCGACGCGGTCTCCGCCTACTTCGTGCCAGCCGTCATCGCCATCGCCGTCGCCACCTTCGCCCTCTGGTACACGACCGGACCGGCCCCCGCCCTCACCCTGGCTCTGGTCTCCTCCGTCGCGGTGCTGATCATCGCCTGCCCCTGCGCACTCGGCCTGGCCACGCCCCTGTCCGTCATGGTCGGTACGGGCAAAGGCGCCCAGGCGGGCATCCTCATCCGCTCCGCCGAGGCCCTGGAGACCGCCCACGAACTGGACACGGTCGTGCTGGACAAGACCGGCACGGTGACCGAGGGCAAGCCGGTCCTCACGAATGTGCACACCGCCGACGGCTTCCAGGAAAGCGAGCTGCTGACCCTGGTGGCTGCAGCCGAGGCGGACAGTGAGCACCCCCTCGCGGGCGCGATCGTCACCGGGGCCCGTGACCGCGGCCTCACCCCGCCTGCGGCAAGCGGCTTCGACTCGGTCACCGGCAAGGGCGTCCAGGCCACCATCGACGGCCACACAGTCCTCGTCGGCACCGCGCGGCTGCTCGCCGATGCCGACATCGACTCCGGCGCCCTCACTCCGATCGCCGCCGGCTTCTCGGCCGAAGGCAAGACACCTGTCCTCACGGCGGTCGACGGCCGGCCCGCCGGCGTTCTCGCCGTCGCCGACACCATCAAGGACGACTCCGTCCAGGCCATCGCCGCCCTGCACCGGCTCGGCCTTCAAACGGTCATCATCACCGGCGACAACGCCCGCACCGCGGCCGCCATCGCCGCACAGGTCGGCGTACACCGTGTCCTGGCCGAGGTCCTGCCCGAGCACAAGGCCGACGAGATCCGTCGGCTCCAGGCCGAGGGCCGCACCGTGGGCATGGTCGGTGACGGCATCAACGACGCCCCCGCGCTGGCCGCCGCCGATGTCGGCCTGGCCATCGGCACCGGCACCGACGTCGCCATCGAGGCCGCCGACATCACCCTCATCACCGGCTCCCTGACCGGCGTCGTCACCGCAATCCAGCTCTCGCGCGCCACCATGCGCAACATCCGGCAGAACCTGTTCTTCGCCCTGATCTACAACGCCGTCGGGGTGCCGCTCGCCGCAGGCGCCCTCTACCCGCTGTGGGGCATTCGCCTCAGCCCGATCATCGCCGCCGCCGCGATGGCCCTGTCCTCCCTGTCGGTGGTCACCAACGCCTCCCGCCTCCGCCGCTGGCACACCAAGCCACAACCGGCCGCCACAGCGAAGCGCGTGGAGCCCCAGGTGGAATCCGCAGCCGACCGAACCCCGGCCCCCACCGCGACGGCAGCACACGGACATCACCCCGAGCCCGAGCCCGCCATCGGCGAAGAGCCCCGGCCGGGCCCCCAGGACAGTGCGGTCGACCCGGTCTGCGGCATGCACCTCGACCCGGCAACCGCCGCCGAACGGCGCGACACCCACAACGGCCGCTACTTGTTCTGCTCAACGGAGTGCGCAGCCGCCTTCGACGCCCACCCGGACCATTAA
- a CDS encoding DUF6131 family protein, whose protein sequence is MILLGVILLVIGFVAGISILWTIGIVLVVIGIVLWILGSMGHAVAGRKHYW, encoded by the coding sequence GTGATCTTGCTCGGAGTCATTCTTCTCGTCATCGGGTTCGTAGCCGGTATTTCCATTCTGTGGACGATCGGGATCGTGCTCGTGGTGATCGGAATCGTCCTGTGGATCCTCGGATCGATGGGGCACGCCGTAGCCGGACGAAAGCACTACTGGTAG
- a CDS encoding MSMEG_6728 family protein — protein MQTFLPFPDFTESAAVLDARRLGKQRVEALQVFRGLTVPGYGWRRHPAVRMWAGYEEALVRYGLDICAAWTAEGRPDTCAATLMSDFLAHRPGALVRSQARLGAEGELPPWLGTPEFHRSHQSALLRKDPDHYRGRFTGVPDDLPYVWPPSDRDPEPGRRPR, from the coding sequence ATGCAGACTTTTCTTCCCTTTCCGGACTTCACGGAATCCGCGGCCGTCCTGGACGCCAGACGGCTCGGCAAGCAGCGGGTGGAAGCGCTGCAGGTGTTTCGCGGTCTGACCGTGCCTGGGTACGGCTGGCGCAGGCATCCCGCGGTCCGCATGTGGGCGGGTTACGAGGAGGCGCTGGTCCGGTACGGGCTGGACATCTGCGCCGCGTGGACGGCCGAGGGGCGCCCGGACACCTGTGCCGCGACCCTGATGTCGGACTTCCTGGCCCATCGGCCCGGTGCGCTCGTGCGCTCACAGGCACGGCTCGGCGCGGAAGGGGAACTTCCGCCCTGGCTCGGCACACCCGAGTTCCATCGCAGCCATCAGTCCGCACTGCTCCGCAAGGACCCGGACCACTACCGCGGCCGGTTCACCGGAGTCCCGGACGACCTCCCTTACGTATGGCCGCCGTCGGACCGGGACCCGGAACCGGGACGCCGCCCTCGGTGA
- a CDS encoding DUF2933 domain-containing protein, with product MHNNKSHGVYAVALAIAFVGASALGVPLGTLALLAVVAACPLMMFLMMRGMRGGYGDDRSMDERDPLRGARPPSAPGPAKP from the coding sequence ATGCACAACAACAAGAGTCACGGCGTGTACGCGGTCGCGCTCGCCATCGCGTTCGTCGGTGCGTCGGCGCTCGGTGTCCCCCTGGGGACGCTCGCCCTCCTGGCCGTTGTCGCCGCCTGCCCGCTGATGATGTTCCTCATGATGCGCGGCATGCGCGGCGGCTACGGGGACGACCGGTCCATGGACGAGCGCGATCCGCTGCGCGGGGCACGACCACCATCAGCACCCGGACCTGCTAAGCCTTGA
- a CDS encoding MMPL family transporter → MSSPSRLLRWLVPAALLVAWLGVGGTLGPYAGKLGEVATNDQAAFLPQNAESTRAIEAQKAFRQDETLPAIVVWTAADGAEVTSQQRASATGALASLAGLTGTVGQASPAVPSKDGQALQGVVQLRPDLGDQLPVVLEEVAEAAGQVPGTTVHLAGPAASQADLSDAFAGIDGLLLGVALATVLIILLLVYRSILLPFVIIIGAVLALGLACGVVYALAERDIVRVDGQVQGILSILVIGAATDYALLLTARFREELERHGERVTAMRAAVRESAGPIVASAATVALGLIALLLSDLTNNRALGPVGAIGIVCAVLSSLTFLPAALVLLGRGAYWPARPKPAGATDGKGGGRGVWPRVAALVDRAPRKVWAVTLAGLLACAAFAPTLESKGVPLDELFVNDAPSVAAQATLGKHYPGGSGNPAVVIAAAGTVDQVTAAATATEGVAAASPVTASGRPGGGAPLVADGKVRINATLQAPADSDEAKETIARLREAVHAVPGADALVGGYTAQQYDTQQTAESDRTLIVPVVLAIILVILVGLLRSLLMPVLLVATVALNFLATLGVSALVFQGVFGFSGTDASVPLYGFVFLVALGVDYNIFLMSRVREESLKHGTREGVLRGLTATGGVITSAGVVLAATFAALGVIPLAFLVQIAFIVAFGVLLDTLVVRSLLVPALVRDIGPKAWWPGALSRRPEQEPAGEPKPSSPAS, encoded by the coding sequence ATGTCCAGCCCCTCTCGGCTTCTGCGGTGGCTCGTCCCCGCGGCCCTCCTCGTCGCCTGGCTCGGAGTCGGCGGAACGCTCGGCCCCTACGCCGGAAAGCTCGGCGAGGTCGCCACCAACGACCAGGCGGCCTTCCTGCCGCAGAACGCCGAGTCCACCCGTGCCATCGAGGCACAGAAGGCGTTCCGTCAGGACGAGACCCTTCCGGCGATCGTCGTATGGACCGCGGCCGACGGCGCCGAAGTGACCTCACAGCAGCGGGCGTCGGCCACCGGCGCACTTGCCTCACTCGCGGGGCTGACCGGAACCGTGGGCCAGGCATCGCCGGCTGTTCCGTCCAAGGACGGGCAGGCCCTCCAGGGCGTCGTCCAGCTCCGTCCGGATCTCGGCGACCAACTGCCCGTCGTACTGGAGGAGGTGGCCGAAGCAGCCGGGCAGGTACCGGGTACGACGGTTCACCTCGCCGGGCCCGCGGCCAGTCAGGCCGACCTCTCCGACGCGTTCGCGGGCATCGACGGCCTGCTGCTGGGCGTCGCCCTGGCCACCGTCCTGATCATCCTGCTCCTGGTCTACCGCAGCATCCTTCTCCCGTTCGTCATCATCATCGGCGCCGTCCTCGCACTCGGCCTCGCGTGCGGTGTGGTGTACGCGCTGGCCGAGCGGGACATCGTCCGCGTCGACGGTCAGGTGCAGGGCATTCTCTCCATCCTCGTCATCGGTGCCGCCACCGACTACGCCCTGCTCCTCACCGCCCGCTTCCGGGAGGAACTGGAGCGCCACGGCGAGCGGGTGACGGCCATGCGGGCGGCGGTACGCGAGTCCGCCGGCCCGATCGTGGCAAGCGCCGCCACCGTCGCCCTCGGCCTGATCGCGCTTCTCCTCAGCGATCTCACCAACAATCGCGCGCTGGGACCGGTGGGTGCCATCGGCATCGTCTGCGCCGTGCTCAGTTCCCTCACCTTCCTCCCTGCCGCACTCGTACTGCTCGGCCGCGGCGCCTACTGGCCCGCGCGCCCGAAGCCTGCCGGTGCCACCGACGGGAAGGGCGGCGGCCGAGGCGTGTGGCCCCGGGTCGCCGCCCTGGTCGACCGGGCCCCGCGCAAGGTCTGGGCCGTCACCCTCGCCGGGCTGCTCGCGTGCGCGGCCTTCGCCCCGACGCTGGAATCGAAGGGGGTCCCTCTCGACGAACTCTTCGTCAACGACGCGCCCTCCGTCGCCGCGCAGGCCACCCTGGGCAAGCACTACCCGGGCGGGTCGGGCAACCCTGCCGTCGTCATCGCCGCCGCAGGCACGGTGGACCAGGTCACCGCGGCGGCCACCGCGACCGAGGGCGTGGCGGCCGCGAGTCCCGTCACGGCATCCGGGCGACCCGGCGGCGGTGCACCGCTGGTGGCCGACGGCAAGGTCCGTATCAACGCGACGCTCCAGGCACCGGCGGACAGTGACGAGGCGAAGGAGACGATCGCCCGGCTGCGTGAGGCCGTACACGCGGTACCCGGGGCCGACGCACTCGTCGGGGGGTACACGGCCCAGCAGTACGACACCCAGCAGACCGCGGAGAGCGACCGCACGCTGATCGTGCCGGTCGTACTGGCGATCATTCTGGTCATCCTGGTGGGACTGCTCCGTTCCCTCCTGATGCCGGTTCTGCTGGTGGCCACCGTGGCCCTCAACTTCCTGGCGACCCTGGGGGTGTCCGCGCTCGTCTTCCAGGGAGTCTTCGGCTTCTCCGGCACGGACGCCTCGGTACCCCTCTACGGGTTCGTGTTCCTGGTGGCCCTGGGTGTCGACTACAACATCTTCCTCATGTCTCGCGTCCGGGAGGAGTCGCTGAAGCACGGTACGCGCGAGGGGGTGCTGCGCGGTCTCACGGCGACGGGGGGCGTCATCACCTCGGCCGGTGTCGTGCTCGCCGCCACGTTCGCCGCGCTGGGCGTGATTCCCCTCGCCTTCCTCGTCCAGATCGCGTTCATCGTCGCGTTCGGCGTCCTCCTCGACACGCTCGTCGTCAGGTCCCTCCTGGTTCCCGCTCTCGTCAGGGACATCGGCCCGAAGGCGTGGTGGCCGGGGGCCCTGAGCCGTCGCCCGGAACAGGAACCGGCGGGAGAGCCCAAGCCGTCCTCCCCCGCGTCCTGA
- a CDS encoding PspA/IM30 family protein, producing MTSITQRVTNLFRIKANKALDEAEDPREVLDYSYEQQLQMLQRVRRGVADVATSRNRVELQLNRLQQSTDKLQGQAEQSLAAGREDLAREALSRRTAVAVQITDLDAQHTSLKDQEDKLTLAAQRLEGKVDAFRTRKETIKAGYTAAEAQTRITEAVTGIGEEMGDVGLAMQRAQDKTEQLQARAGALDELIASGALDDATLPAGRDDIQAELERVTTGQDVELELARMKARLPAGSARSAPQAVEAAQARPEQEEKS from the coding sequence ATGACCAGCATCACCCAGCGCGTCACCAACCTGTTCCGGATCAAGGCGAACAAGGCCCTGGACGAGGCCGAGGATCCGCGTGAGGTCCTGGACTACTCCTACGAGCAGCAGTTGCAGATGCTGCAGCGCGTGCGGCGCGGGGTGGCCGATGTGGCCACCAGTCGCAATCGGGTCGAACTCCAGCTCAATCGCCTCCAGCAGTCCACCGACAAGCTCCAGGGCCAGGCGGAGCAGTCGCTGGCCGCCGGGCGTGAGGACCTGGCCCGCGAGGCACTCAGCCGCCGCACGGCCGTGGCCGTGCAGATCACCGACCTGGACGCCCAGCACACGTCGCTGAAGGATCAGGAGGACAAGCTCACGCTCGCCGCACAGCGGCTGGAAGGGAAGGTGGACGCCTTCCGGACCCGCAAGGAGACGATCAAGGCCGGCTACACCGCGGCCGAGGCCCAGACCCGTATCACCGAGGCCGTGACGGGCATCGGCGAGGAGATGGGCGATGTGGGGCTGGCCATGCAGCGCGCCCAGGACAAGACCGAGCAACTGCAGGCACGCGCCGGCGCGCTCGACGAACTCATCGCCTCCGGTGCGCTGGACGACGCCACCCTCCCTGCCGGCCGGGACGACATCCAGGCCGAGCTGGAGCGCGTCACCACGGGCCAGGACGTGGAGCTCGAACTGGCCAGGATGAAGGCACGACTGCCGGCGGGTTCCGCCCGGTCCGCCCCGCAGGCGGTGGAAGCCGCCCAGGCCCGACCGGAGCAGGAGGAGAAGTCATGA
- the pspAA gene encoding PspA-associated protein PspAA has translation MIMRILGEGQYDITDEHLDRLNHLDSAVQKAADAGDETAFASALSALLDAVRSLGTPLSNETITPSDLVLPDETTSLPQVRELLSAEGLIPG, from the coding sequence ATGATCATGCGGATTCTCGGCGAGGGCCAGTACGACATCACCGACGAGCACCTCGACCGGCTCAACCACCTGGACTCCGCCGTGCAGAAAGCCGCCGACGCGGGTGACGAGACGGCGTTCGCCTCCGCCCTGTCGGCTCTGCTGGACGCCGTACGCAGCCTTGGCACACCGCTGTCGAACGAGACGATCACGCCGTCGGACCTGGTGCTTCCCGACGAGACGACCAGCCTGCCGCAGGTACGCGAGCTGCTGTCCGCCGAAGGTCTGATCCCAGGGTGA